The following are encoded in a window of Amycolatopsis lexingtonensis genomic DNA:
- a CDS encoding GNAT family N-acetyltransferase, whose amino-acid sequence MTILDGAVSWLGSQGLDQWAGTPWRTDELRPGLATGALRMAETAGPAPVPVATMTLGEETADFWRPADDRCAALYLSHLAVDRAFAGLGVGAWLLEEAAKETARRGKRWLRLDAWKSNARLHAYYRRQGFRLVRIDGGPGGSGALFERAVSLR is encoded by the coding sequence GTGACGATCCTCGACGGCGCGGTCTCGTGGCTCGGCTCCCAGGGGCTCGACCAGTGGGCGGGAACGCCGTGGCGCACCGATGAGCTGCGGCCGGGCCTCGCGACCGGCGCGCTGCGGATGGCGGAGACCGCGGGGCCGGCGCCCGTGCCGGTCGCGACCATGACCCTCGGCGAGGAAACGGCGGACTTCTGGCGTCCGGCGGACGACCGCTGCGCCGCGCTGTACCTCAGTCACCTCGCGGTCGACCGTGCGTTCGCCGGGCTCGGCGTCGGCGCGTGGTTGCTCGAGGAGGCGGCGAAGGAGACCGCGCGGCGGGGCAAGCGGTGGCTGCGGCTCGACGCGTGGAAGAGCAACGCCCGCCTGCACGCCTACTACCGGCGGCAGGGCTTCCGGCTGGTGCGGATCGACGGCGGGCCCGGCGGTTCCGGCGCCTTGTTCGAGCGGGCCGTCAGCCTTCGGTGA
- a CDS encoding LysR family transcriptional regulator, producing the protein MELRTLRYFVAVAEELHFGRAAARLHMSQPPLSRAIKQLESDVGAVLLLRSATGVTLTPAGTALLAEARSLLDQADRARVRVAAAAGEAVLTVGILGDSTDPDAVRLADTYRQRHPDVEVRVRDADLTDPTCGLRTGLVDVALTRGPFDETGLSVHELRTDPVGAVLRADDPLAARDHLDLADLADRRWFRFPDGTDPRWQSYWHGGEPREGPVVRAVQECLQAVLWNGTVGLMPLGHQPPADLVVVPLPAMPPSPVVMAWQKASTNPLVHSFAHIAMAAYRA; encoded by the coding sequence ATGGAGCTGCGCACGCTTCGGTACTTCGTGGCCGTCGCCGAAGAACTCCACTTCGGGCGGGCGGCCGCGCGGCTGCACATGAGCCAGCCGCCGCTGAGCCGGGCGATCAAGCAACTGGAGAGCGACGTCGGTGCCGTGCTGCTGCTGCGCTCCGCCACGGGGGTCACGCTCACCCCGGCCGGAACGGCGCTGCTGGCGGAAGCCCGGTCCCTGCTCGACCAGGCCGACCGGGCCCGCGTGCGCGTGGCCGCGGCGGCGGGCGAAGCGGTGCTCACCGTCGGCATCCTGGGCGACAGCACCGACCCGGACGCGGTCCGGCTCGCCGACACCTACCGGCAGCGCCACCCGGACGTCGAGGTCCGCGTCCGCGACGCCGACCTGACCGACCCGACCTGCGGCCTGCGCACCGGCCTGGTCGACGTGGCGCTGACCCGCGGGCCGTTCGACGAAACCGGCCTGTCGGTGCACGAACTGCGCACCGACCCGGTGGGCGCGGTCCTGCGCGCGGATGACCCCCTGGCCGCCCGCGACCACCTCGACCTCGCCGACCTGGCGGACCGTCGCTGGTTCCGCTTCCCGGACGGCACCGACCCGCGCTGGCAGTCGTACTGGCACGGCGGCGAACCCCGGGAGGGCCCGGTGGTGCGCGCGGTCCAGGAATGCCTGCAGGCGGTCCTCTGGAACGGCACGGTCGGCTTGATGCCGCTGGGGCACCAGCCACCCGCCGACCTGGTCGTGGTGCCGCTGCCCGCGATGCCGCCGAGCCCGGTGGTCATGGCGTGGCAGAAGGCGAGCACGAACCCTCTGGTCCACTCGTTCGCCCACATCGCGATGGCCGCGTACCGAGCCTGA
- a CDS encoding phytoene desaturase family protein, whose product MDAYDVVIVGGGHNGLVAAAYLARAGRSVLVLERRGETGGAAVSFRAFEGVDVRLSRYSYLVSLLPKKIVADLGLDVELRRRRMSSYTPSGGSGLLVDTGDDGRTASSFRAVTGSASDFASWQRFYELTERVAGRAFGTLTEPLLSEVDFRDRIGDDRAWSLLFERPIGEALTSWFGDDTVRGVVLTDALIGTFAPADSEDLRQNRCLLYHVIGNGTGDWDVPVGGMGAVTGSLAAAAAAAGARLVTGAEVLSVDPGGEVRYRRDDAEHVAVGGHVLANVAPSTLARLLGEEPPSRPEGAQLKVNMVLSRLPRLRDPDVDPAEAFGGTFHVNETFSQLEAAYREAEAGRIPTLPPCEIYCHSLTDPSILGPAERAAGAHTLTLFGLHMPARLFEGRNEEAREAALRATLASLNSVLAEPIEDCLLSTPDGKPCVEAKTPLDLEAELGLPAGHIFHRDLSWPFAEDPAQAGLWGVETPHERVLLCGAGAARGGGVSGIPGHNAAMAVLGAR is encoded by the coding sequence ATGGACGCGTACGACGTGGTGATCGTCGGCGGCGGGCACAACGGCCTGGTCGCGGCCGCGTACCTGGCGCGGGCGGGCCGGTCGGTGCTCGTCCTCGAACGGCGGGGAGAGACCGGTGGCGCCGCCGTCTCGTTCCGCGCGTTCGAGGGCGTGGACGTCCGGCTTTCGCGCTACTCGTACCTCGTCAGCCTGCTGCCGAAGAAGATCGTGGCCGACCTCGGCCTCGACGTGGAGCTGCGACGGCGCCGGATGTCGTCGTACACCCCGTCGGGCGGCTCCGGCCTCCTTGTCGACACGGGCGACGACGGCCGGACCGCGTCGTCGTTCCGGGCCGTCACCGGGTCCGCTTCGGATTTCGCGTCCTGGCAGCGGTTCTACGAGCTGACCGAGCGCGTCGCCGGGCGCGCGTTCGGCACGCTCACCGAACCGCTGTTGTCCGAAGTGGACTTCCGCGACCGGATCGGTGACGACCGGGCGTGGTCCTTGCTGTTCGAACGGCCGATCGGCGAAGCGCTCACGTCGTGGTTCGGCGACGACACGGTGCGCGGCGTGGTGCTCACCGACGCGCTGATCGGCACGTTCGCCCCGGCGGACAGCGAGGACCTGCGGCAGAACCGGTGCCTGCTCTACCACGTGATCGGCAACGGCACCGGCGACTGGGACGTCCCGGTCGGCGGCATGGGCGCGGTCACCGGCTCGCTCGCTGCGGCCGCGGCCGCAGCGGGTGCGCGCCTGGTGACCGGCGCGGAGGTGCTCTCGGTGGATCCCGGCGGAGAGGTGCGTTACCGGCGTGACGACGCCGAGCACGTCGCTGTCGGAGGGCACGTCCTCGCCAATGTCGCGCCGTCCACGCTGGCGAGGCTGCTGGGCGAGGAGCCGCCGAGCCGGCCGGAAGGCGCGCAGCTGAAGGTGAACATGGTGCTCTCGCGGCTGCCGAGGCTGCGAGATCCGGACGTCGACCCGGCCGAGGCGTTCGGTGGCACCTTCCACGTCAACGAGACCTTCAGCCAGCTGGAGGCGGCGTATCGCGAGGCGGAAGCAGGCAGGATCCCCACGCTGCCGCCGTGCGAAATCTATTGCCATTCGTTGACGGATCCGTCGATCCTCGGCCCGGCCGAACGCGCGGCCGGTGCGCACACCCTCACCCTGTTCGGTCTGCACATGCCCGCGCGGCTCTTCGAGGGGCGCAACGAAGAGGCGCGGGAAGCGGCGTTGCGCGCGACGCTGGCTTCCCTGAACAGCGTGCTGGCCGAGCCGATCGAGGACTGCCTGCTGTCCACGCCCGACGGAAAACCCTGTGTGGAAGCCAAAACCCCGCTGGACCTGGAAGCCGAGCTGGGCCTGCCGGCGGGGCACATCTTCCACCGGGACCTTTCCTGGCCGTTCGCCGAGGATCCGGCCCAGGCCGGCCTTTGGGGCGTGGAGACACCGCACGAACGCGTCCTGTTGTGCGGCGCGGGAGCCGCGAGGGGAGGTGGTGTGAGCGGCATCCCCGGCCACAACGCGGCCATGGCGGTGCTCGGCGCCCGGTGA
- a CDS encoding MBL fold metallo-hydrolase has translation MTELTDPVVRVDGAEEIAPDLLVIPNHRVDLVPNIGVVGGSEAVLVIDTGIGTANAEQVLAFATEVAKGRRLYLTTTHFHPEHAFGAQVFAGEATYLVNRAQADDLTTKGPGYLEMFRGLGEVVARRLEGVRLPVPDQVYEDGYDLDLGGRTVRLRPTGRGHTKGDQVVEVPDAGVLFTGDLAETGQFAIFPWFPPHDADVSGVGWLAVLDRLTAAGHRVVVPGHGEVGGGAVLTDVRDYLRELRDETWRRRDSAMGVDEVVAEVRALLVERHPEWAGREWIEPGVACLCTEHDA, from the coding sequence ATGACCGAACTGACCGATCCCGTCGTGCGCGTCGACGGCGCCGAAGAGATCGCCCCGGACCTGCTGGTGATCCCCAACCACCGGGTCGACCTGGTGCCCAACATCGGCGTCGTCGGCGGCTCGGAAGCCGTCCTCGTGATCGACACGGGCATCGGCACCGCCAACGCCGAGCAGGTCCTCGCTTTCGCGACGGAAGTGGCGAAGGGCCGCCGCCTGTACCTGACCACGACCCACTTCCACCCCGAGCACGCCTTCGGCGCGCAGGTGTTCGCCGGCGAGGCCACCTACCTGGTCAACCGCGCCCAGGCCGACGACCTGACGACCAAGGGCCCGGGCTACCTGGAGATGTTCCGGGGCCTGGGCGAGGTGGTCGCCCGCCGCCTCGAGGGCGTCCGGCTGCCCGTTCCCGACCAGGTCTACGAGGACGGGTACGACCTCGACCTCGGCGGCCGGACCGTCCGGCTGCGCCCCACCGGCCGCGGGCACACCAAGGGCGACCAGGTCGTCGAGGTGCCGGACGCCGGTGTCCTGTTCACCGGCGACCTGGCCGAGACCGGGCAGTTCGCGATCTTCCCGTGGTTCCCGCCGCACGACGCCGACGTCTCGGGCGTGGGCTGGCTCGCCGTCCTGGACCGGCTGACCGCCGCCGGGCACCGCGTGGTGGTTCCCGGGCACGGAGAGGTCGGCGGCGGTGCCGTACTCACCGACGTCCGTGACTACCTCCGGGAACTGCGGGACGAGACCTGGCGGCGCCGGGACTCGGCGATGGGCGTGGACGAGGTCGTCGCCGAGGTCCGCGCGCTGCTCGTCGAACGGCACCCGGAATGGGCCGGCCGCGAGTGGATCGAGCCAGGCGTCGCGTGTCTGTGCACCGAACACGACGCCTGA
- a CDS encoding 2-hydroxyacid dehydrogenase has translation MSARVLLPWTDIEVPEGVEAAYYDGGEAVPAGLGDVEFYVLPYDRGPEPPKLIKELPALRVVQSLSAGVEALVPLLPPGVRLANGRGLHDLSVAEHALALIHAAQRDLPRWFAQQARGEWVREHTRSLADSRVLLIGHGSIGQAIERQLVAAEAVVTKVASRPRPAEGVHGVAELPELLPAADIVVLILPDTPATRGLIGRGELAALPDDALVVNVGRGTAIDTAALLAETRTGRLRAGLDVTDPEPLPADHPLWRSPGVVITPHIAGGSASFYPRAKKLAAEQLRRYVAGEELLNLVEH, from the coding sequence ATGAGCGCTCGCGTACTGCTGCCCTGGACCGACATCGAGGTGCCGGAGGGCGTCGAGGCCGCGTACTACGACGGTGGCGAGGCGGTTCCGGCCGGCCTCGGCGACGTCGAGTTCTACGTGCTGCCCTACGACCGCGGGCCGGAGCCGCCGAAGCTGATCAAGGAGCTGCCCGCGCTGCGGGTGGTGCAGTCGCTGTCGGCCGGCGTCGAGGCGCTGGTGCCGCTGCTGCCGCCGGGCGTCCGGCTGGCGAACGGGCGCGGGCTGCACGACCTGAGCGTCGCCGAGCACGCCCTCGCCCTGATCCACGCGGCGCAGCGGGACCTGCCCCGCTGGTTCGCGCAGCAGGCGCGGGGCGAGTGGGTGCGCGAGCACACGCGGTCGCTCGCCGACAGCCGCGTGCTCCTGATCGGCCACGGCTCGATCGGGCAGGCGATCGAGCGCCAGCTCGTCGCGGCGGAGGCGGTGGTGACGAAGGTGGCGAGCCGCCCTCGTCCGGCGGAGGGCGTCCACGGCGTCGCCGAGCTGCCGGAGCTGCTGCCCGCCGCCGACATCGTGGTGCTGATCCTGCCGGACACCCCGGCCACCCGCGGCCTGATCGGCCGCGGAGAGCTGGCGGCGCTCCCGGACGACGCCCTGGTGGTGAACGTCGGCCGCGGCACGGCGATCGACACCGCCGCGCTGCTGGCGGAGACCCGCACCGGACGGCTGCGCGCGGGCCTCGACGTGACCGACCCGGAGCCCCTGCCCGCCGACCATCCACTGTGGAGGTCTCCGGGCGTGGTGATCACCCCGCACATCGCGGGCGGGTCGGCGTCGTTCTACCCGCGCGCGAAGAAGCTGGCGGCCGAGCAGCTGAGGCGGTACGTGGCCGGGGAGGAGCTCCTCAACCTCGTGGAGCACTGA
- a CDS encoding suppressor of fused domain protein, which yields MPSRAERYVAHLDTLTGTSEPRLQPIPSTHDGLDDVIAFVYDDEPEPRYVTGATYGLSLADHPDWHGVRPELWISVRSDDPTWALAIGYLAEQLRGTCPFVYGDTIDFGQPIAEESAMTAFAVSAPAGLDAHQYTLIDVGGPPISIAGCFPVHDTERKFIREHGIDAFWQLDWDLYDVRRGPVV from the coding sequence ATGCCGAGCCGTGCCGAGCGGTATGTCGCCCATCTCGACACCCTGACCGGGACCAGCGAACCCCGTCTGCAGCCGATCCCGTCGACCCACGACGGGCTCGACGACGTCATCGCGTTCGTCTACGACGACGAACCGGAACCGCGCTACGTGACGGGCGCGACCTACGGACTTTCGCTGGCCGACCACCCGGACTGGCACGGCGTGAGACCGGAGCTGTGGATCAGCGTCCGGTCCGACGACCCGACGTGGGCGCTGGCGATCGGCTACCTCGCCGAGCAGCTGCGCGGCACCTGCCCGTTCGTCTACGGCGACACGATCGACTTCGGGCAGCCGATCGCCGAGGAGTCGGCGATGACGGCCTTCGCGGTTTCGGCACCCGCGGGGCTCGACGCGCACCAGTACACGCTGATCGACGTCGGCGGCCCGCCGATCAGCATCGCCGGTTGCTTCCCGGTGCACGACACCGAGCGGAAGTTCATCCGCGAGCACGGCATCGACGCGTTCTGGCAGCTGGACTGGGACCTCTACGACGTCCGCCGCGGGCCAGTGGTCTAG
- a CDS encoding GNAT family N-acetyltransferase: MDLTWRPLTFADVPALTRLYAAAEEVDRTGEHFSEEDLREELEGPNIDLARATTGAWAGDRLVGYGLIRRRDAANPVHMIRLQSIVHPDHRDDVLGAHLAGWFSRTSREVHERTFPGAPLELHYGLHENERWIAGVLARAGYRHGRTMVTMRVGLADLPPQPPLPDGFEAVPFGFEHDRAVLDARNDTFADHWGSTVYEPEAWRHLVTGSKDFRPDLSFLVLDGEKVLAFVLCHFYAAEAAATGVRELHATWVGTREVLRGRGVASGLLGHTLQAAKAAGFDRSALNVDVDNAHRALGVYERCGYRVADEWHVYVLSAPRG; this comes from the coding sequence ATGGACCTGACCTGGCGCCCGTTGACGTTCGCCGACGTACCGGCGCTGACCCGCCTGTACGCGGCCGCCGAGGAAGTCGACCGGACGGGTGAGCACTTCAGCGAGGAAGACCTCCGCGAGGAGCTCGAGGGTCCCAACATCGACCTGGCGCGCGCCACGACCGGTGCCTGGGCCGGCGACCGGCTCGTCGGGTACGGCCTGATCCGCCGCCGCGACGCCGCGAACCCCGTGCACATGATCCGGCTCCAGTCGATCGTGCACCCGGACCACCGTGACGACGTTCTCGGCGCTCACCTGGCCGGCTGGTTCTCGCGGACGAGCCGCGAGGTCCACGAGCGCACCTTCCCGGGCGCACCGCTGGAACTGCACTACGGCCTCCACGAGAACGAGCGCTGGATCGCCGGGGTCCTCGCCCGGGCGGGCTACCGGCACGGCCGGACCATGGTGACCATGCGCGTCGGCCTGGCGGACCTGCCACCGCAGCCGCCGCTGCCGGACGGCTTCGAGGCGGTGCCGTTCGGGTTCGAGCACGACCGTGCCGTCCTCGATGCCCGCAACGACACCTTCGCCGACCACTGGGGCAGCACGGTCTACGAGCCGGAGGCGTGGCGGCACCTGGTCACCGGCTCGAAGGACTTCCGGCCGGACCTGTCGTTCCTCGTCCTGGACGGGGAGAAGGTCCTGGCGTTCGTGCTGTGCCACTTCTACGCGGCCGAAGCCGCGGCGACGGGCGTCCGCGAGCTGCACGCCACCTGGGTCGGAACGCGCGAGGTGCTGCGCGGGCGCGGGGTCGCGTCGGGTCTGCTGGGCCACACGCTCCAAGCGGCGAAGGCCGCGGGGTTCGACCGGTCGGCGCTCAACGTCGACGTCGACAACGCGCACCGGGCGCTCGGTGTCTACGAGCGGTGCGGGTACCGCGTCGCGGACGAGTGGCACGTGTACGTGCTCAGTGCTCCACGAGGTTGA
- the yaaA gene encoding peroxide stress protein YaaA: MLVLLPPSETKADGGRGGSLDLSALSFPELNPARAKLADALVDLAADVPASLAALGLTERQAGEVARNAELRTSPTMPALHRYTGVLYDALDVKSFTKAGLEKAHRRLAVTSSLFGVVSATDPIPAYRLSGGNSLPSLGTVRGLWKPVLEPVLQAVEGLVVDLRSGTYSAFAKLRPDAVTVRVVTENARGERVTVSHFNKAYKGRLAHVLAVTRAEPSTVDQLVKVITKAGLVVERTGEHTLELVTEG, encoded by the coding sequence GTGCTGGTGCTCCTCCCCCCTTCAGAGACCAAGGCCGACGGCGGCCGCGGCGGCTCGCTCGACCTCAGCGCGCTGTCGTTCCCCGAGCTGAACCCGGCCCGCGCGAAGCTCGCGGACGCGCTGGTCGACCTGGCCGCCGACGTCCCGGCCAGCCTGGCGGCCCTGGGCCTCACCGAGCGCCAGGCCGGGGAGGTCGCGCGCAACGCCGAGCTCCGGACGTCCCCGACGATGCCGGCCCTGCACCGCTACACGGGCGTCCTCTACGACGCACTCGACGTGAAGAGCTTCACGAAAGCGGGCCTGGAGAAAGCCCACCGCCGCCTGGCGGTGACGTCCTCGCTGTTCGGCGTGGTCTCGGCGACCGACCCGATCCCGGCCTACCGCCTTTCGGGCGGCAACTCGCTCCCGTCGCTGGGCACCGTCCGCGGCCTGTGGAAACCGGTCCTCGAGCCGGTGCTGCAGGCGGTCGAAGGCCTGGTCGTGGACCTGCGCTCGGGCACGTACTCGGCATTCGCCAAACTCCGCCCGGACGCGGTGACGGTCCGCGTGGTCACCGAAAACGCCCGCGGCGAGCGCGTGACGGTCAGCCACTTCAACAAGGCGTACAAAGGCCGCCTGGCCCACGTGCTGGCCGTCACCCGGGCCGAACCGTCCACTGTGGACCAGCTGGTGAAGGTGATCACGAAGGCGGGCTTGGTGGTCGAGCGCACCGGCGAGCACACGCTGGAACTGGTCACCGAAGGCTGA
- a CDS encoding proline--tRNA ligase: MITRTSSLFLRTLREDPADAEVPSHRLLVRAGYVRRVAPGGYSWLPLGLRVLRRIENVVRDEMNKIGAQEIQFPALLPKEPYEATGRWTEYGDSLFRLKDRKGADYLLGPTHEELFTLTVKGEYSSYRDYPVTLYQIQTKYRDEARPRAGILRGREFVMKDSYSFDLDDEGLERSYQAHRDAYTKLFDRLGLEYVVVKATSGAMGGSASEEFLAVAETGEDTYVRSTDSGYAANVEAVVTPAPPAQPIEGRPEAQVHHTPNTPTIETLVNFLNNANLGRTFTAADTLKNVMLKTRQPGAKEWELVCVAVPGDREVDMKRLEASLEPAEVALLEEADFAKNPFLVKGYIGPKALQDNGVRYLADPRIVPGTAWVTGADKVDHHVVDLLAGRDFTPDGTIEAAEVREGDASPDGQGTLVAARGIEIGHIFQLGRKYADAFELDALGPDSKPIRITMGSYGVGVSRLVGVLAEQNHDKLGLIWPREVSPFDVHIVIAGKDEAIAAGAEKIAAELDAAGIEVILDDRKATPGVKFADAELLGVPTILVVGRGLANGVVEVKDRRSGEREEIAVDAVAEHLVKLVRS, encoded by the coding sequence GTGATCACCAGGACTTCGTCGTTGTTCCTTCGCACGTTGCGCGAGGATCCGGCGGACGCCGAGGTACCGAGCCACCGGCTCCTGGTACGTGCCGGCTACGTCCGCCGGGTCGCCCCGGGCGGGTACTCGTGGCTGCCGCTGGGCCTGCGCGTGCTGCGCCGGATCGAAAACGTCGTGCGCGACGAGATGAACAAGATCGGCGCGCAGGAGATCCAGTTCCCCGCGCTGCTGCCGAAGGAGCCCTACGAGGCGACCGGCCGCTGGACCGAGTACGGCGACAGCCTGTTCCGCCTCAAGGACCGCAAGGGCGCCGACTACCTGCTCGGCCCGACGCACGAGGAGCTCTTCACGCTGACCGTGAAGGGCGAGTACAGCTCGTACCGCGACTACCCGGTCACGCTGTACCAGATCCAGACGAAGTACCGCGACGAAGCGCGTCCCCGAGCCGGCATTCTGCGCGGCCGCGAGTTCGTCATGAAGGACTCCTACTCCTTCGACCTCGACGACGAGGGCCTGGAGCGCTCCTACCAGGCGCACCGCGACGCCTACACGAAGCTGTTCGACCGGCTCGGCCTCGAGTACGTCGTCGTGAAGGCGACGTCGGGTGCGATGGGCGGCTCGGCGTCCGAGGAGTTCCTCGCGGTCGCCGAGACGGGCGAAGACACCTACGTCCGCAGCACGGACTCGGGCTACGCGGCGAACGTCGAAGCCGTCGTCACGCCCGCGCCCCCCGCGCAGCCGATCGAGGGCCGCCCCGAGGCGCAGGTGCACCACACGCCGAACACGCCGACCATCGAGACGCTGGTCAACTTCCTCAACAACGCGAACCTGGGCCGCACGTTCACCGCGGCCGACACGCTGAAGAACGTCATGCTCAAGACGCGTCAGCCGGGTGCGAAGGAGTGGGAGCTGGTCTGCGTCGCGGTCCCGGGTGACCGCGAAGTGGACATGAAGCGCCTCGAAGCGTCGCTGGAGCCCGCCGAGGTGGCGCTGCTCGAAGAGGCCGACTTCGCGAAGAACCCCTTCCTGGTCAAGGGCTACATCGGCCCGAAGGCGCTGCAGGACAACGGCGTGCGCTACCTCGCCGACCCCCGGATCGTCCCCGGCACCGCCTGGGTCACCGGTGCCGACAAGGTCGACCACCACGTCGTCGACCTGCTGGCCGGCCGCGACTTCACCCCGGACGGTACGATCGAGGCCGCCGAGGTCCGCGAGGGCGACGCGTCGCCCGACGGCCAGGGCACCCTGGTCGCCGCGCGCGGTATCGAGATCGGGCACATCTTCCAGCTCGGCCGCAAGTACGCGGACGCGTTCGAGCTCGACGCGCTCGGCCCGGACTCGAAGCCGATCCGGATCACGATGGGTTCGTACGGCGTCGGCGTCTCGCGGCTGGTCGGCGTGCTCGCCGAGCAGAACCACGACAAGCTCGGCCTGATCTGGCCGCGCGAGGTCTCGCCGTTCGACGTGCACATCGTCATCGCGGGCAAGGACGAGGCGATCGCGGCCGGCGCCGAGAAGATCGCCGCCGAGCTGGACGCGGCGGGCATCGAGGTCATCCTCGACGACCGCAAGGCGACGCCGGGTGTCAAGTTCGCCGACGCCGAGCTGCTCGGCGTGCCGACCATCCTGGTGGTCGGGCGCGGCCTGGCCAACGGCGTCGTCGAGGTCAAGGACCGGCGCTCCGGCGAGCGCGAAGAGATCGCGGTCGACGCCGTCGCCGAGCACCTGGTCAAGCTCGTCCGGTCCTGA
- a CDS encoding VOC family protein, protein MAIHLGMITIDCADPRGLAEFWTAALETTVTQDYEGEFLILAPTAGGIPLALQRVPEPRAGKNRVHVDFGGDDREAEVKRLVGLGAKELAEHQVPGLAWTVLADPEGNEFCVSGGEH, encoded by the coding sequence ATGGCTATCCACCTGGGCATGATCACGATCGACTGCGCGGACCCGCGCGGTCTGGCGGAATTCTGGACCGCGGCGCTGGAGACGACGGTGACGCAGGACTACGAGGGCGAGTTCCTCATCCTCGCGCCGACCGCCGGGGGCATCCCGCTTGCGCTGCAACGGGTACCGGAGCCGAGAGCGGGCAAGAACCGGGTGCACGTCGATTTCGGCGGTGACGATCGCGAAGCCGAGGTGAAACGCCTGGTGGGGCTGGGTGCGAAGGAGCTCGCCGAGCACCAGGTGCCGGGGCTGGCCTGGACGGTGCTGGCCGATCCGGAGGGCAACGAGTTCTGCGTTTCGGGAGGTGAGCACTGA
- a CDS encoding NAD(P)/FAD-dependent oxidoreductase yields MRVLVIGSGIGGAATAWHLARRGVEVVVADAARPGTATEAGAGIVSPWTSKWEDALYPLASAAGRYYREFTAELEGSSFEVVGGMIVSADEAELTEARERLDKRSADTQEIGEVRRLDPAQARELFPALAPGLGAVHLTGAGRVDGHELRRAFLRDAERQGAKFVEGEVAFRADGTVAGEEGPLEADSVVVAAGAWSRDLLAPLGIDLPVTPHRGQISHFDLPGTDTAAWPVVLPRTSHYLLAFGGGRVVAGATREAESGFDYRVTAAGQREVLDHALAVAPGLADATLAETRVGFRPGTPDGLPILGLLRPGLAVSTGFGAGGLTNAPFAGKLVAALAVGEDPGFDLTPFAPDRF; encoded by the coding sequence ATGCGAGTGCTCGTGATCGGAAGCGGAATCGGCGGCGCGGCGACGGCCTGGCACCTGGCGCGCCGCGGCGTGGAAGTGGTCGTGGCGGACGCGGCGCGGCCGGGAACGGCGACCGAGGCCGGCGCCGGGATCGTCAGCCCGTGGACGTCGAAGTGGGAAGACGCGCTGTACCCGCTCGCCTCGGCCGCCGGCCGGTACTACCGCGAATTCACGGCGGAGCTCGAGGGCTCGTCGTTCGAGGTGGTCGGCGGGATGATCGTGTCGGCCGACGAGGCCGAGCTGACCGAAGCGCGGGAACGGCTGGACAAGCGGTCGGCCGACACACAGGAAATCGGCGAGGTCCGCCGGCTCGACCCGGCGCAGGCCCGCGAACTCTTCCCGGCGCTGGCGCCCGGGCTGGGCGCGGTGCACTTGACCGGCGCCGGGCGCGTCGACGGGCACGAGCTGCGGCGGGCGTTCTTGCGTGACGCCGAGCGCCAGGGCGCGAAGTTCGTCGAAGGGGAGGTCGCGTTCCGGGCCGACGGCACCGTCGCGGGCGAAGAGGGACCGCTGGAGGCGGACAGCGTCGTGGTCGCGGCCGGCGCGTGGAGCCGTGACCTGCTGGCCCCGCTCGGCATCGACCTGCCGGTGACGCCGCACCGCGGCCAGATCAGCCACTTCGACCTGCCGGGCACGGACACGGCGGCGTGGCCGGTGGTCTTGCCGCGGACCAGCCACTACCTCCTCGCGTTCGGCGGTGGCCGGGTCGTCGCGGGCGCGACCCGCGAGGCGGAGTCCGGCTTCGACTACCGCGTCACGGCCGCCGGGCAGCGCGAGGTCCTGGACCACGCGCTGGCGGTCGCGCCCGGCCTCGCGGACGCCACGCTGGCGGAAACCCGGGTCGGCTTCCGCCCGGGCACACCGGACGGCCTGCCGATCCTCGGCCTGCTCCGTCCCGGATTGGCGGTGTCGACGGGCTTCGGCGCGGGCGGCCTGACGAACGCGCCGTTCGCGGGCAAGCTCGTCGCGGCGCTGGCGGTGGGGGAGGACCCGGGCTTCGACCTGACCCCGTTCGCCCCGGACCGCTTCTGA